A part of Dehalococcoidia bacterium genomic DNA contains:
- the rpsG gene encoding 30S ribosomal protein S7 → MRRRKAVPRTVTPDTRHNSVLVARLINKVMMQGKKSVAERIVYQAMDMTEKETKKPALDALEQAIRNVTPLLEVKPRRVGGATYQVPVEIRPERRLALAIRWLLGGARARTGKPMAQRLAAEITDAARGQGSAIKRREDLHKMAEANRAFVHYRW, encoded by the coding sequence ATGCGTCGTCGAAAAGCTGTACCAAGAACTGTTACTCCCGATACGCGGCACAACAGCGTGCTCGTTGCCCGGCTTATCAACAAAGTGATGATGCAGGGCAAGAAGAGCGTGGCCGAGCGCATCGTTTACCAAGCTATGGACATGACGGAGAAAGAGACCAAGAAGCCCGCTCTGGACGCGCTGGAGCAGGCCATCCGGAACGTCACGCCTCTCCTGGAAGTGAAGCCCCGCCGCGTGGGCGGCGCCACCTACCAGGTCCCCGTCGAGATCCGGCCCGAGCGACGCCTTGCCCTGGCCATTCGCTGGCTGTTGGGCGGGGCCCGCGCCCGCACGGGCAAGCCCATGGCTCAACGGTTGGCGGCGGAGATCACTGATGCCGCGCGGGGCCAGGGGTCCGCGATCAAGCGGCGCGAGGACCTGCACAAGATGGCAGAGGCCAACCGCGCCTTCGTCCACTATCGCTGGTAA
- the rpsL gene encoding 30S ribosomal protein S12: MPTVNQLVRKGRKGSRRKSKAPALRVWHNALEQNRKFTAKGSPQKRGVCIQVRTMTPKKPNSALRKIARVRLTNQVEVTAYIPGEGHNLQEHSVVLLRGGRVPDLPGVRYHIIRGTLDSAGVQNRRQGRSKYGAKKGKGAAAPAGGGETAAPAPAQ, encoded by the coding sequence ATGCCAACGGTAAACCAGCTCGTACGGAAGGGTCGCAAGGGGTCCCGCAGGAAAAGCAAGGCCCCGGCGTTGCGCGTTTGGCACAACGCCCTTGAGCAGAACCGTAAATTCACTGCCAAGGGTTCGCCCCAAAAGCGGGGAGTGTGCATACAGGTGCGCACCATGACCCCCAAGAAGCCGAACTCGGCGCTCCGTAAGATCGCCCGTGTACGCCTGACGAACCAGGTAGAGGTTACCGCATACATTCCCGGCGAGGGCCATAACCTGCAGGAGCACTCGGTGGTCCTGCTTCGAGGCGGCCGCGTCCCTGACCTGCCGGGCGTCCGCTACCACATTATCCGCGGCACCCTAGACTCAGCAGGCGTGCAGAACCGCCGCCAGGGCCGCAGCAAGTATGGGGCCAAGAAGGGGAAGGGTGCCGCCGCGCCCGCCGGTGGCGGAGAGACCGCCGCTCCGGCCCCGGCCCAGTAG